The Setaria viridis chromosome 9, Setaria_viridis_v4.0, whole genome shotgun sequence sequence CCAACCATGCAAGCAAGGAACCCAGACATGGAACAGAGCAACACCAGATGCCAAAAGGTCAAATGATATGCTAATTCAAAATTCACTTGTGATATTGACGAGTCTATAACATCAAATGCCGACCAACAAGTAAAGTTACAACCTCAGGTAAGACACCTCAGCATCTATGGTCTCTATGCAAACTAGAGTTATATACACAAGGCAGGTCAAGGTGAAgtgccaactttttttttcccaataaaTAAAGCAGAAGCACATCTTTCTCAGGTAGCAGCAGCTCAAATCCATCCAACTACTATAAATGAAGAATCTAAGTCTTCCCTCTCCTCAGCCCCCTCTCTAATGTACATTTTGGTATTTAAAATGCTTTTACACCTTACAGATCAAAATTGTGCAGCGATAACAGCTAACCACTTCGTTACAGAATGCAGTCTCTTGGCAACCAACAGTCTGTTTCTCAATGCAGCAATCAACTGGGCTACTCCCCCTGCCAACGTCTGCCTCACACAAGTGCTGCACGCCATGCACCAAACTAGGAAGGGTGCATGCAGTTATGACAACAGCTACCTGTGAATGTATGAAATATCACAAGCATGCCGAGCTACTCAAGTCATAGCAAGAGCACTAGCAGAAACAAGCAGAGTTGGCATTGTTCTTTGATGTTTCAGCTTCAGACGATCACCACTCAGCAACCTAAAACGGGATGACATACGGTAAAGCAATGACATCAGCAGGGTCAATTTTCAGAGCCTGAGCCCACACTTGGGGAGCTCCATCAGCCTCAAGCTCCGAATCGCTCTTCCTTAATTGGGTGCTGCTACCTTGGTCGAACAGCCAGTCCTCACCTTCATGCTCAGACCATTCCGTCATTTGAGGTGCTTCAGGAATGCTGTATATCTGGCTAAGATACTTGCAGTCAGGGTGAGGTGACTTCCTAGAAGGCATGCCATTTTCATATGCAGCCACTGGATCGACTGGCGGTTGCTGCTGAGCCTGTTGGTTGCCATTGaacttctcttccttcttgtgGAGCCTTTCAGCCTTTTCAGTATTTACGGCTTCTGGCTTCACAGAAGAGAGTGGCGCGGCTACATGAGATGCGTTACCATTCTCCACACGGTTGTTGGGGAGGGCTGGTCTCGGCAACTTTGTAGGCCGCATATCATGAATGTCTGTACATCATCAGAAGTCTTATAATATAAAGCACCAAAAAGAAGGATAATGGTGTTCAACAAGACTACATAATGCTCGAAAGTACAAAAAAAGATAAGCTAGGAACTCACTTTGTAAGTAACCATTCGTCTCATGACTCTTTCGCTTCTTCTCATCAGGCACAACAGATTTAGATTTTCCATCATCAACTGGTGGGGCTAAAGGAGGGGCTGAGGGCTTCAACTGAAGACTATCTATCGGATAATTTATACTGTTATCTTTTAGCTTGTCATGCTCTTTGTGATTATGTTCTGCTTTCTCCTTCTTtgcctctttctcctttttcttctctttgtgtttatctttctctttccttttctttttctcatgcCGATCACTTTTCTTGTCCTCTTTCTTGGCAACATCAGGTGCCCCATCTCTGACCTTCTCCATCCTTTCAGCTCTTCCATCTGCAGCCTTGACCGCAGCTGGAGGTTTTGACATAACCACTTTCTGATCAGTTGAAATATTAGGCTGTGGCAACCTTCCACCATGTTCCTTTTCCTTCCACATAGCAGGAGAAAGGGCTCCAGCATCGGGTTTATTAGCAGAGGCAGAAAGGTTTTCAGATGACCGCACCATTCCATTGGGTCTCCGAATTGTAATGCTTGGGCTTGGGATAGTTGACCTGGGTATTCCTCTATCCATCCCCACTGCTGCGCTGGATGTCGATGGACTGTCCAGTCTCTGCATGGATACTGCTGTGTTCTCCATTGGCCTACCAACCTTGCCATTTCCTTTCTGCATAGTATTAGCATGATTTGGAAGCAATGGCGAGGTGGTGCCAACTTCTTTCTTTGCAAGATCTTTGTTTGTAGTCTCAGTTCTCTTCTGAACCAATATGCTAATGTTACTGATTCGCTGTCCAATCCCCTCTTTTCTTGGTGTGGCTTCAGTATTGGAGGGAGGCCTCCCAACTCTGCCTCTTTCCTCCATCGTAGGTGCTGGTGCAAAGCCAGCAGCAGGTCTCTGAGCTGAAGTAGTGAAGTTTTCAGAATGCCGCATCGATGTCCCATTCTTTTGTTGATTGATGTTGATGTTCTGTTGTCCCAACCCCTCAATTTTCCTTGAAGCATTACTAGAATGAATATGCATTTTATTAACTGCAGGTCTTTCATTCTCAATTGCAGGTGATGCACTGAAGCCTCCGCGACTTCTATCATTTGAAACAGCATGATTTTCAATAGGTCGACTCGCCGCCCCTTTCTCATCCGGTATCTTTCTGACCAAATCCTCCCTGGATTTAAGATCCTTAATTTCTTCAGATTTCCTGCTGCTCTCTCCAACCTTCTGATCATGGAGAACCTCATCATGTCTTTCAATTCCTTCTACCGACTCCCTGCTTTTATCTTTgctcttatcttttttcttgtctcTGTGTTTTTCTTTTCGATCTTTCTTATCTTTGTGCTTATCCTTACTCCTGTCTTTATCCTTCTTTTCTTTACCTTCTTTTTTATCTTTGTCCTTCTTGTCCTTCTTATGCTTCTTCTCTTTGTGTTTCTCCTGAAATGAGAGTGTAGCTTCCAAGTCAAGTAGATGCCAAGCACACAACAGCTAGCAAATGGATAAAAATGAAAGGCCAGGAGCATAGCAACAGTGAAATACAGTCCAAAATTTAAATAGCCATTAACTAAAATATCCAAATCGGTAAACGGTGATCTTTTCGGATAAACAAGAAAATTAAAACTCCATGCCACACGGATATATGACTATTGATGGTCACTGCATAAGGCATACTGAATGACAAGTAGTAACTTTTTTAACTGACTCATACATTTTTGCTTCTCGAGTTCACTAAATTGGTAGTGTATTTTACTTTTGTATTCATGCTGAAAAAATTGCTGAAATATAGGAAATATGATCACTGAACTACACTGGTACACTATTATTTTTAGCTTTTGTACGCGCATGAAACATATTACTTTTAAACCCACTTCTCAAAAATTGCAAATAGATAGCTGGCTTCCTTACTACCGACACAGTAAGTTAACCTCTATTTGCTTAAAAtatgaacccaataatcaaGCTGGCAATGAAACCACATCTTTTTTGTGAAGGTGCGTCAATATTTATAGATTGATAAACACATAATGAAGGTCTGATTAACATGCAATCTGTTTACAAAAAAGTGTGATCAGACAAAAAATCTGAAGCATCATAATTTTACACATCTAAAATTTCTGAGAGAAAAGGCAAGTTTTTATACACCAGATGATGTAGATGTTTGTAACTCTAGAATCGATTATAACTTGTAGAAACACAGGCTAAACCCTACAGCAACGGCTAATATTAGCAAGCAAAATGAACATGATTGAAAGAACATCTTATAATGACCCAGGGACCTAAAGGCAGACTTCTCCATCTTAATGAGTGCTGCTGGCCTACAATGTTTGCATTCCATTGCATTGTTGTGTAATGGTATTTCTGGGTTTTATAATTTATTACACCGATATCTGGACTGCTATCTAGTAGGGAGTAATTTTACACTCTCAACCTTGTTAAAACTTAGTCCATTTTTAATGCAATTGATAGAACAACACATAAATAAATCACGTCAAGTTCAAAAAACACATAGCAAGAACAAAACCAGATGGTAAAGCTTCTGTCTGGTACGGATACATAACTTAGTAGCTAAGAACAATAACATAACTACATAAGGCCCTACACTAATGAATCCAGTAAACTGTAGCCACTGAGCAGCATACATTTACAATTGTAGTATGGCACCAGCAACTTCATGATAAGCTTCGTGGTGCCCTGGCAGTGCTATGCAAGTCCAAAAGGATATACTGATTAACTATCTAAAGGATAGGACAATACAATACAGCACAAAAAGACTAACGATCTAACTGTTCATGTGGCCTTCAACTATAGTTGAAAAGGTATCAACACAAGGTGGTTTACTGTATATTGATGGGTCAAATATATTTTCCTGTGGTCAGCGGCTACCAGCAATAATGTCTAACAATAACATTTATCCACATCCTAGTCTACCAACGCATGGACAATTTTTCAACCATGTGGGTGGTCTAACGTCACTGGTTTTCAAAAGTGTATTTCATTGGCATAATAATTGTGCTAAAACCTACTTCCCCCTTCAAATTTGTTCAACCTTGCAAGGTCAAGCCTAAATCAAAAGCCAGTACTTTTTTTCATTGATTCGCCTGGACAAAACGTCCATCTTTGTCTCGCATGCATCCCTAGTTGGTTAAGCAGGGGAGTTATTTAGGAAAGTTTTGAAAATTGATTTATCAAAACTAACGCTTTCCAGATCCCTCCAAATCACTGAAGCAGCTGAAAAAGATCCCCCAAAGAATGCCTTGCGCATCTTGTAACGCCTAACACTGCAAGTTTCCCACACAGGGACACTAAGcaacttgccatatctttgGGTACTCTTTCGGAAAAGAATGAATATTGAAACAACAAAACTAACGGTTTCCTAGTTTCTGCCAATCACTGAACCAACCAAGAAGGATATGCCAGATAATGCCTTGCGCGTCCTGTAATGCCTACCCTGCTAAAGTTTCCCACACAGAGATCTTAACCAACTTGCCCTAGCTCTGGACGCTCTTTCGGGAAAGAATGAATATTGAAACGGCAAAACTAACGTTTTCTTAGTTTCCCCCCAATCACTGAACCAGTCAAAAAGTGATATCCAAATTCCAAAATGACGCCTTGCGCAACCTGTGACGCctaacactgctaaagtttcCAACACAGAGACCCTAATGCCCTAGCTTAAAAGAACAAATTTTGAAACAGAAAAACTAATGCTTTCTTAGTTTCCCCTAATCACTGAACCGATCGAAAAGTGATATCCAAAATGACGTCTTGCGCATCCTGTAACGCATAACACTGCTAAAGTTCCTCACACGGAGACCGTAACCAACTTTCCCTGACTCTAGACGCTCGCTAGAAAACAAGGAACATTGATTCAGCAAACTCCTAGTTTCCTCCAATCACTGAAACAACCGAAAAGGATTCCCATATAACGACGCCTTGTGGATCCTGTAACGCTTGTGAAGTCAGCTAAGGGAACTCAGGCACTGCTGGAATTTCTCACACCAGGACCCTAACCAACCTGCCCTAACTCTCTATCCGGCGGATAATAAAATGTGAGGTAAGTCAGAGACCAAAATTCTGTGCCCACCAATCCTAATGCAGCAAAGTTCCACTAGGAGCTAGTCAGTTGTAGGAGGCGGCGACCGCAACAGGGCGATCGATCAGTGAATGAGCAAGCCAATCTAGGGACGGGGGGGACGGCGAGCGGGAGGGGAGTGCGGGGGGTGTTCCACCTTGTCGAGCTGCTGAAGGTTGGAGACTAGCTGGGCGTCGGGGCGCGCGGTCTTCTCATATCCTGGTGGCGGAAACGGGAAGCAGCGAGACATGGCACGGCCGCCTCGGGCCCCGGATCACccaccgccaccccctcctGGACGGCCGCTACTCTCCGGCCTCAAACACAGGctgtcccgccgccgccgccgccgccgctggtggtgccgctgccgctgctggtgtcgccgccgcctcactcctgccgccgccaccacaggcATGCCCTCCGGCCTctcatccccgccgccggcgccggaatCGCGGGGATCTGGGCCCTGAATTCGCCTCCGCGCTGGGGGGATCCGAGGATCCAATCCAATCCGGCCCCCCGCGAGCGGGAATCGGATCGGGGCGGGCGCAAGCGTTTATCCCGTCGCGatctcccccttttttttaGTTTTCGTTTGCTCCGCGGCCGCTGTCTCGCGCGTCGCGTCGGAGTCGGAGTAGGGttgaggagggaggaagaggaggattgGGGCACTCcaccgggagaggaggaggaggaggaggaggaggagaggggaacGGGGGAGGAAACCGGAGAGAGGACACCGGGGTGGGGCATATATagccgggggaggaggaggcccggCCCCACCCCCAGCTGCTGGTCTGCGTTTCTCTGCTTGCTTGGGCTTGGCTGCCCAACCCAAACATATGGTCCTGTTATTTCcggttttattttattttcgtTCCTCCAGTTATGTGTCGCCCCATCATCGTTAGCTTCATGGTTGCtgctctctttttattttttatttttgatgaTGCAAAGCATCCTCCTCCTGTTTTCCCATGTTCTTGTATCCCAAAGATTTTTCTAAAAACCGTTACGTGTCTTCATGGATTGTAAAAATTGCTTCGAGCTGTAGGATAATATAGGTATGATGTAGCGATAAAAATAGTTTACTTCGGGACAAGACGTGTAAGAAGGGGACGATGAGTAAAAAAGGTGAACAATATAATTAATTGAGAATAACTAACAACGAATAAAAGCCTTTCAAAATTGCATTACTAATGTAAGTTACTAATTGCGCATGTGACATTTTCTTTTATTGGTTACTAAACGTGGTAATATTATTATGTAATAAATTTGCAGTGCAAGGGTAGTATTAACTGGTACGAGGAAATCAATTAAAGTTGCGATTTCGAAGTCAAGGAGCATCTTGGGTTTTATATCCTCTATTTCATCTCCCCATTTAGGAAGTAATAATATCTTGGTTACTAAACTTTTACATCTtttcacacacacaaaaaaaattccccatGTAATCCAATGGCTTTTAGTCGAGGAGCCGAAGCTGATCCCTGGCACCAATCGCTCTCGCATATGTTAAGTGCCAtggcaattatagattttttttttacccccctctctctctctctacctcgTTTAGATGTCATGTTTCCATTCCTGCGTGAACGAACGAGCATATGCCAGTACGTAGCAAGTGTGTGACGGGACACACTCTTGGTGTTCAGCTTGTACTTTTGGGGGGCAGTCAAGGTACGGTACGCGAAGCAGATCTTTCAGACCGCATTGAACACATGCCTATTGGCTCGGCCGGGGGAAATTACCCAAATTAAGGGAGCATCGGCCTACCACGGATCCAAGTCGTAACAAACAAGGATCACTGTGATCATTCACTCTGGATATTTCGCCGTGCGACTCGTAAAGAGTAGTGGTGGTGGTTAGAGTAATCAAAAGTATTCGCCCAacgtctcttttttttttttcaaacgaaCCAGCAGAAGAGGTGCCTGCTATATTGAAAAGAAGGAAGAGGCTGGAAAACCTGAGGAGGTTACTTAAATCCGAGTGGAGGTTACTTGAATCCGAGTCTCAACCCATGCCTCCTGGCTCGTTGAGGCAGCATTCTGGTACCATGTCCGGACCACATTCATGATAGTATTTAGCAGCCAGAAACGTCcattcttttattcttttttttttcattttacaaaatgtttttttcttgaaaaagtCCTTTTGCAAAACGTGAAGAGCTAAACAACCAAAGTAGCAAAGGTTCTTTGGtagtaaaaagaaaagggagcGTGATAAAATCTAAATCCATCGCTGCGTTGTTTCGGCAAAGGTTTTTGTCCCTTGGCGGTGGCGGGCACGGCAGGAAATGAGATCGCCGAGCATGTGTTCCTTCCACCTCTTATTCTCATTGATACGcatgcattcattcattcatgttCACTCTTCACTGAAGTCAGTCAGTGTGGTCTTCAGTCTTCACTCTACTAGAGTTTACTGCTGCTGATTGCTGCAGTACACATGAAATGAATcgcctactccctccgttccaaaaagAATGCAGCTCTCGCTTCTCGAGGAGTCAAACAGTTTCacgtttgatcaaatttataaaaaagtaTTAACATTCGTGTCTCCAAATAGATttaatatgaaaatataatatataattaatctattaatatttattttgtactatAAATATTAACCTTATTTTGTATATTAAccttattttgtataaatttgatcaaatttaaaattagttAGGAGAGTTGATTTTTGGGAACGTAGCCGGCCGAGCAGGCTTTATGTCCCGACAGGCAGCTTCCGGTGTGGACCTTTGATCAGTCACAGAGACTCGAGACGGCACgggcagaggcagaggcaggcCAGCTCAGAAACACGACGGCGCAAGCGCACagcctttttttccccctccgcGTGTCAGCTCGCCTCGTGCATCCACCCCAGCCTGAGCTGCTCAGCATCTGCCAGCGAGGCTTCCCGGCCATGTGAGGCGCTCGCCCTCTGCTTGCTTTGCTGCCTTTCCTGCCTTCCCCGGCTGCCGGCTGCAACAGTCGACTAGAGGCTACTGTACGGCCGTCGCTCGGGCAATCGCAAGCCCGTGCAGTGCATAGTTGCCTCTGCCTCGCCGTGCGATACAGTATAGGCTGCCTGTCTTGGCACGTACAGGTACAGACCACAGAGGCAGCGGCCTTGCCGCAGATGCAGAGGCAAGGCGAAGGACTCGCCAAGTCGCCAGGACCCAGGAATAGGATGAACCAACAGGGTTCCGCACGTGTAAGACGTACAAGACGATGCGCTCGGGCTTTTACTCCATCGGGTTACATCCATTCGTCCGTCCGTGTCAGGAGGGCTCCCGCCGGGGGATCAAAGCTCCGGTGCGTCAGGCAGGCGCCCACGCCCTGCCTCACCAGCACGTCCTTTTGCATGTCCGGCGGGCGAGAGAAGGTGGTGACAACAATATCAAACTATTCAATTCCAAACTGTCAGGTCATATCATAAACTTAACTCTCCAACGCGACGTTCGTTTACTGCACCAGTGCACCGGCCAAATACCTCGAGATTCACTACAATAACAACATCACAACTACCAGCATGGATACTCTTCTGATGCTCACTCAGGAACTCAACACCCATCTGTATCATCACTAGAACATGGTCACATACAAAACTGTTTTTGTTTGGGAGATGATCTTGTTGTTATTTACATAAATATGGATGGAGtaacaaaaggaagaaaagaaagggagagaagtggggaaaaaaggaaaagcaaGAGCTACAAATAATATATACATTTCCTCTACTGCCGCCACTTATTTTCGAGTCTAGTGTATACAGCAAGAAGCTGCAAGTATCAAGAACGCAAGAATCGTATGAATGCTCAGTCTGTTAATCGCGCCTCCGTCAGAAGAAATTGACCTGCCGGATAGGCGCTAGCGAATGGTGGTGGTTCTCCATCAGGCTCGGCTGTAAGGACAGCCCGAATGGGGTACCAGAAAAGCCTGGCAATGAGGCCCGGCTGCAACACACAAACGACCGTTAATTCACTGTGTATGCCTACTAAGAATTTGATCCGCGTGCAAAGGACGAATGCCAAGTGTGTCTGTCCATCTTTACCTGTCGACCATGTATGCCTGTTGCCAGGATGGCATGGCTGGAACATCACCAATGGGACGATCTGATGGCACCAGTGGCCAAAAGCCTGCTTCAGAGAAAAGAGCCACGTTTGTCAACTTAACTGAAAATGACATCTAAATACTGGTGCTATTAACTGAAAATGGCATCTAAATATTGGTGCTGAGTAGGTCTCAATGCAGCACGTGACAAATATCAAGTCATAATTATCCAGCTATCGCATTTGCTAGCCCTTGTCAGGGTAAACAAATGTGATAACACACTTGACACTTGGCTCGCTGTGATAGGGAAAAGCAACAAACAATCCTAGAAAACAGACATACCAGGCTTCACTGGGGTATTCTCAAATCCCGAGTATAGTAGAATTTCCTGCATGTTCAAAATAGCGAATATCAGGATGACACCCATTCATTGCATTCTAAAATCGTTTACAAACACACTCTAATAGCATCTCACCTCTTCCGTACGTTGTGGAACATGGTTAGCAAGGTCTGCACAAAAAAAAGGAGCAATGTAAAACAGCATGCCAAAGCTGGCAAGATGGTAAGCTAGAAACGATGACAGAAAACCCATCTCTAAACCATCAACAACAATTAAGTAAAAAATAAACAGTCCATGGCCAACAAATATAAAACAATACATTGAAATTGTGGATGAAGTTTTACAGGGACAAAATGTTCACACACCTGTTCCGGGAAAACTTGGCTTTAGACTGAGAGTTAAATCAAGGAAACAGTCATCAGGTTCTGTGCTGAAATCCCACAGGTTCAGTTCCAACCTTGGATGTGCTTCTGTTAAAGTTTAAAAGGATCTCAGTCTGTATATAGTTgtcttgcaaaaaaaattgacatGTCGTGAACTActtattgtaaaaaaaaaaagactcacTAGGTTCATTTGCTTTTGTATGGGAAGCATCATGAACAGGTCTTGGTACCCAGTTGCACACCTATAAAACTCACAAGAGTCAGGCACACTCCAAATGGAAAGGAAGGCACCAATGACAACTCAACGTAGTAAGTCAGTACATTAAAGAAGGGATGTTGTAATGCTTGCTCAGCAGTTGGTCTCCTTTGTGGATCCCATGAACAAAGTCGCTGTCATAACGAAGGAAAAGGGTACCATGTTAACATTGAGAATTGTTATTGGACACATAATCTAAAGCAACAAAACTTTGTTTCATAACCAAACAACATAGAAGCAAAGTTGTCAATGTACCTGGATCAAGTCAATTGCTTCCAAAGAAGCATTAGGAATAAGCTCCCACAAGTTTCTTGGAGGAATCTGTCAGAAAGAAAACAATCAGTGCCTCGAACATTTCATCCAATGAACCCAGATGGTAACTCAATTTCACCTGAAAAAACTTAAAGGTACTTGAACGAGGCAGGTTCATTCCCTCTGGCCAGACAGTACAATCTGGGGTCCCGAGCACAGTGCATATTTTGTAAAGCTGGTCTGTCTCACTGTGATAAAATAAAACGAAAAAAAGCAATGTAAAGTAACATAATATCAATGAAAAATAATTGCAAACAAGGCTAAATGTTCTTTTTAACAAAGGCTCAACTGGGCTCATGAAAATATTTAGGTGCAAGTGCAAGTTTTATTAACTTGAGCTGCAATAAGTGTCAACAGCATGATCAAAAGGCTGCTTGCATAAATGGAAAATGCGAACCAGAGTAGGAGCCAACGAACAAACAATGAGGAAAACATAATAAAACAGCTACAGATGTGAGAGGCCTTTAAACTGGTAGTCAAAGTTTAACTGAAAGTGAGTGAAATTCTCTAGCTAGCAGCGGGCTATACATATTCATTAAGACAAACACAAAATTACTTGTGCATTCAAAGTTCATTCCGCAGAACCAAAAAGGTGATTATTGAAAATAAAACATGATAGTACACAAAAGTTCACATCAGCAGAACTAAACAAGTGGCATACATGCATTAATGTACAGTTAGAATAAATACATGACGCCTAATACAGATAACTACTGAAGCAATACAGTGATCATGCATAAAAGATCAGCACTACAGTATTACCTTTCACCAGGGAAAAGTGGGGACAATGTAAACAGCTCAGCCAAAATCGCACCAACAGCCCACATGTCTGTGAAAGTGCACAGCTATTAATGGTAGTAAAATTCACTAGTACATGGTCAAGGGGGGGAAGGTAAACAACAACTAAACAAAAAGGCTATGCATTTTAAGAAAAAGAGCCTCATATTGTTTGCTCTTGTTGAGGTGGAATTATGCCATGTTTGGATAAAACCAAATAAATATGAGACACTAGGAGGTGTGGGAAAAAAAGATTTCCAAGGTAAGATAAATCTTTTTTTAGCAATCTTTTGCAGCATAAGAAGAATATTTTGCATGTTATGCATCGAGGATTTGAATCAAGAAGATGAAAAGTTATAGAACACAGGACAAGGGCAAAAGCAAATTACCAATAGCAGGTGTGTAAGCTGACGA is a genomic window containing:
- the LOC117837387 gene encoding uncharacterized protein: MSRCFPFPPPGYEKTARPDAQLVSNLQQLDKEKHKEKKHKKDKKDKDKKEGKEKKDKDRSKDKHKDKKDRKEKHRDKKKDKSKDKSRESVEGIERHDEVLHDQKVGESSRKSEEIKDLKSREDLVRKIPDEKGAASRPIENHAVSNDRSRGGFSASPAIENERPAVNKMHIHSSNASRKIEGLGQQNININQQKNGTSMRHSENFTTSAQRPAAGFAPAPTMEERGRVGRPPSNTEATPRKEGIGQRISNISILVQKRTETTNKDLAKKEVGTTSPLLPNHANTMQKGNGKVGRPMENTAVSMQRLDSPSTSSAAVGMDRGIPRSTIPSPSITIRRPNGMVRSSENLSASANKPDAGALSPAMWKEKEHGGRLPQPNISTDQKVVMSKPPAAVKAADGRAERMEKVRDGAPDVAKKEDKKSDRHEKKKRKEKDKHKEKKKEKEAKKEKAEHNHKEHDKLKDNSINYPIDSLQLKPSAPPLAPPVDDGKSKSVVPDEKKRKSHETNGYLQNIHDMRPTKLPRPALPNNRVENGNASHVAAPLSSVKPEAVNTEKAERLHKKEEKFNGNQQAQQQPPVDPVAAYENGMPSRKSPHPDCKYLSQIYSIPEAPQMTEWSEHEGEDWLFDQGSSTQLRKSDSELEADGAPQVWAQALKIDPADVIALPYVIPF
- the LOC117839231 gene encoding cyclin-dependent kinase F-3 isoform X1 yields the protein MERYKVIREIGDGTCGNVFMAYNVETNEIVAVKKMKRKFFQWEECVSLREVKALQKLIHPNIVKLKEVTMENHELFFIFEHMECNLYDVIRERQVAFSEGDIRNFMVQILQGLAYMHNNGYFHRDLKPENLLVTNGIVKIADFGLAREVSSNPPYTDYVSTRWYRAPEVLLQSSAYTPAIDMWAVGAILAELFTLSPLFPGESETDQLYKICTVLGTPDCTVWPEGMNLPRSSTFKFFQIPPRNLWELIPNASLEAIDLIQRLCSWDPQRRPTAEQALQHPFFNVCNWVPRPVHDASHTKANEPKAHPRLELNLWDFSTEPDDCFLDLTLSLKPSFPGTDLANHVPQRTEEEILLYSGFENTPVKPAGFWPLVPSDRPIGDVPAMPSWQQAYMVDSRASLPGFSGTPFGLSLQPSLMENHHHSLAPIRQVNFF
- the LOC117839231 gene encoding cyclin-dependent kinase F-3 isoform X2; translation: MERYKVIREIGDGTCGNVFMAYNVETNEIVAVKKMKRKFFQWEECVSLREVKALQKLIHPNIVKLKEVTMENHELFFIFEHMECNLYDVIRERQVAFSEGDIRNFMVQILQGLAYMHNNGYFHRDLKPENLLVTNGIVKIADFGLAREVSSNPPYTDYVSTRWYRAPEVLLQSSAYTPAIDMWAVGAILAELFTLSPLFPGESETDQLYKICTVLGTPDCTVWPEGMNLPRSSTFKFFQIPPRNLWELIPNASLEAIDLIQRLCSWDPQRRPTAEQALQHPFFNVCNWVPRPVHDASHTKANEPKAHPRLELNLWDFSTEPDDCFLDLTLSLKPSFPGTDLANHVPQRTEEEILLYSGFENTPVKPGFWPLVPSDRPIGDVPAMPSWQQAYMVDSRASLPGFSGTPFGLSLQPSLMENHHHSLAPIRQVNFF